The genomic segment TCCCTCCTGACGATGCTATTTTACCATCAAGCCGGAGCTTTTTTTACATTTCCGGGTTATTGCTTGACAAAAGATGTCCTTTGTAAGTTAATAAAAGAAAACACTCAGTTTTCTCCGGGGGAGAGATGACAGCCAACCCGCATATCCTGAAAGACGGTAATCATATCGCTGTTGTAGGTGGCGGTCCCTCTGGTTCCTTTTTCAGCATCTTTGTGCTAAAAATGGCAAAGATTATGGGAAAAGAGTTTCATATAACTGTCTTCGAGCCAAAGGATTTTACAAAAGAAGGCCCTCTCGGCTGCAACAGATGTGGCGGTATAATCTCCGAACTCCTCGTGCAGATGCTTGCAGTCGAGGGAATCAATCTTCCTGATTCCGTCGTTCAGCGAGGGATCAATGCCTACAGACTGCATACCAATGAAGGATCTGTTGATATTGCCACACCTGCCCATGAGAAAACAATCGCAACTGTATATCGCGGGGGAGGTCCCAGGGGAACCGCGGGAACACATAAAGAGAGCTTCGACAAATTTCTTCTTGATCTTGCGATAAAAGAGGGCGCTGTACATGAGGCGGTAAGAATAGACAGGATTGCATATACCGAGAAAGGGGCGGAATTATTTGCGAAAGAACAGAAGCTATGTGAGACGGATCTGCTGGTAGGCACGATCGGGATAAAGAGCCGGACATCCGAAGTCTTCGAAGCAATGGAATTCGGGTACAGAAGACCTGTTACCACTACTGCTTCAATAGCAGAAATAAGCATGGACGAGGCAGTCATTGCTGAATGTCTCGGGAATTCTGTGCATCTTTTTCTCCTCCCGGTCAGTAACATAAAATTTGCTGCAATGATTCCGAAGGATACGTATGTGACGGTGTGTATACTGGGAGAAGCTTTGGGAACGGAAACGGTAAGTGATTTTCTTGCACACCCGGTTGTCGGAGCGGTACTGCCTGACAGGGATCAATACTCCATTGAGTGCCGGTGTTTGCCGCTGATGAATGTGGGGGCGCCGAAAACGCCTTTTCATGAGAGAGTAGTAATATGCGGCGATGCAGGCTCAACAAGGCTCTTTAAGGACGGTCTTGGTGCCTCTTATATAATGGGGAAAGCAGCTGCAAAGACTGTGGTGTTTCATGGTGCGGGCAAGAGTGATTTCCAAAGGGAGTATTATCCGGTATACAAGAGCCTGATCGTTGATAACCGTTACGGAAGATTCCTTTTTAGAGTCACAGATATTGTAAAAAATCATTCATTGCTGACAAAAGGCATGCTGGAAGTTGTAAGAAAGGAACAAGCCGAGGCAGAGAAACCGGCGGTATTAAGTTCGATCCTCTGGGACATGTTTACCGGGAACGAGCGTTACAGGAATATATTCATGAGGTCTCTGCACGTTCCCATGTTTTATGACCTGCTGAAAGGAATAGCAAGAGTATAAAACAGGAGGAAAGATGACAGAAGGGGAACTTGGCAAAAAATATCAGGACGGCCAGATCATTTTCAAAGAGGGTGATGCCGGGGATAAAATGTATGCAATACAGGCGGGAGGAGTAAAAATAATGAAAAAGACCCATTCCGGCGAAGTGGCTATCGCGGTTCTTGGAACAGGGGAAATATTCGGAGAAATGGCCCTGTTCGACAAAATGCCCCGCTCTGCGACTGCGGTTGCCTCCGGTGAAACCAGGATCCTCACCATAGACAAGACCAAGCTTTTTCAGACAATAAGCAGAGACCCGACCCTTGTGTTCAAGATTATTGAATCAATGAGCCAGAGGATAAGGAAACTTGACGAAGAATTCTCGAAGCTGAAGAAGAACAAAATAGATATTCTGAGAATATTTTCGAATCTCGAAGAGACGTGCGTGTTTATTCTGGAGGAGGCGAGAAGTTTCATCAGGGCTGACAATGGTTCCATCATGCTCTATGATGAGGGGATTCAAAGGCTCACGATCAGGTCTGCATTCGGCACGGACTGGGAGCCGAAGATAGTCATGGGGATAGGGGAAGGAGTTGCCGGAGATGTGTTGCGAACTGGCAAATCTGAACTTATCAATAACGTTTCGATGGACC from the Nitrospirota bacterium genome contains:
- a CDS encoding cyclic nucleotide-binding domain-containing protein, coding for MTEGELGKKYQDGQIIFKEGDAGDKMYAIQAGGVKIMKKTHSGEVAIAVLGTGEIFGEMALFDKMPRSATAVASGETRILTIDKTKLFQTISRDPTLVFKIIESMSQRIRKLDEEFSKLKKNKIDILRIFSNLEETCVFILEEARSFIRADNGSIMLYDEGIQRLTIRSAFGTDWEPKIVMGIGEGVAGDVLRTGKSELINNVSMDPRFKSGAASITSVLCVPLKGKSQNPGVINMSRSSEILFTLEDLKLLRSIAMYASIAIENALNFSKLNNATDEILRHATLLDMCNL